A window of Halomicrobium zhouii genomic DNA:
GAGAACGAACCCATCAACGTGCCCCGTCCGATGGTCCAGTCGCTCGACGTCCTCTGCGTCCAGGTGCTGGGCCGCTCGGGCGACGAGCGCGTCCGCCGGGCGAAGACCATCGCCGAGATCGAGGGGATCGACCAGCGGACGGGCGAGCTCGACTACTCCAACTCCTACGCCTGGGACTCGGTCGACGACTCCTTCCGCAGTTCGAGCAGCGACCTGCTCGACGAGATCAGGCAGGAACGGGGCTGGACGCAGTCGGAACTCCGCCGGGAACTCGCCGACCGCCAGCGGTTCCTGCGATTCCTCCAGCAGAAGGGAATCTCCGACTACCGCCGATTCACCGCGATGGTGAACAAGTACTACGCGGACTCGGACGTGGTCATCGAGCAGATAGACGCCGCCGACGTCGACGTCCCGTCCTGACATGGCGCTGAATCCGCTCGGACTGGTCCCGCTGACCGTCGTCGTCGCGCTCGCCGCCGCCGTCTTCCTCGTCACCGTCGACGAGTCCTGGGACCGGGCGGCGACGCGGTACGCGCGGCGACTGTTCGGGCGCTACGTCCGCGAGTCGTCGGACCGCTCCCGACTCCTGCGAGCGGCGTTCGTCCCGCAGACCTACCGGGCCTACGCCTCCCGTACCTACCTCTACGTCGGCGTCGCCAGCCTCGGCGGGGCCATCGTCGGCGCGTACCTCTTCGGCGCGATACTGCTGTTCATCCCCGCTATCGTCGACCTCCTCATGGGTTTACCGAACGACATGGTGGCCGCCCTGCGGATCCGCGGGTTCGAACTCGTCCTCGCCCCGAACCAGACCCTGCTGGTCGTGGCATTCGGGGGCGTCTTCGGCGGGATTTCGGCTGCGCTCGGGACGTACGTCTTTCGATGGGAGCGGCTCAAGAGCCGGGCGGCCGTCCGCCAGCGAAACGTCGAGGAAGGGCTCCCGCGCGCCGTCGCGTTCATGTACGCGCTGTCTCGCGGCGGCGTCGCGTTCCCCGACGCGCTCCGGACCTTCTCCGAGAACGAGGAGATATACGGCGAGAGCGCACGGGAGACCACCGTCGCCGTCCGGGAGATGGATCTCTTCGGCCGCGACATGATCACCGCTATCCGCCGGATGGCCGGCCGGACGCCCAGCGAGGAGTTCAAGACGTTCTCGGAGAACCTCGCGAGCGTCCTCCAGAGCGGCCAGCGACTCTCGGCGTTCCTCCGGAACCAGTACGAGCGCTACCAGGAGGAAGCAGCGGACCGCCAGGAGGAGATTCTCGAACACCTGGCGACCATCGCCGAGGCGTACGTGACGGTCCTTGTCGCGGGCGTCCTCTTCCTCATCACGATTCTGCTCGTCTTCGGTCTGACGACGACGGACACACTCGGTTTCATCCAGCTGCTCGGCTACGTGCTGGTTCCGCTGGCGAACGTCGGGTTCATGGTCTACCTCTCACAGAAACTGGAGGCGCTGGGCATCGCCGCGAACCACACTACCTCCGTACTGGACTCGACGGAGACTCGCTCTCCCGACCGGTCGGTCACCCACGACGGCGTTCCGCAGACCGACGGCGGCGTCGCCGCGTCCAGCCGCGAGGGACTGTCACAGCTCGCGGTCTACGACGGCGTCGCGCGGATCACCAGGATTCTGCGCTCGCCGCTGCAGACGGTGCTCTGGAACCCCTCGCGGATCCTCTACGTGACGGTTCCCATCGCTGTCCTCTCCATCCTCCTCCGGGCACCGCCGGCGTTCGAGACCAGTGTCGTCAACGTCCGGTTGCTCGACGACGTCCTCGTCCAGGCTGCCCTGCTGGTGCTCGGGAGCTTCGCCATCACCCGTACCATCTACGCCTACCGCGTCCGCCGCATCGAGGCCGCGACGCCGGAGTTCCTCGAACGACTCGCGAGCCTCAACGAGGCGGGCATGACACTCGTCGAGAGCCTCGAACGGCTCCGGGGGAGTGACGTCGGCGCGCTCTCGCCGGAAGTCGAGCGCATCTGGGCCGACGTCAGGATGGGGTCGAACCTCGACGACGCGCTGGTCCGCTTCGGCCGGCGCGTCAGGACCACGTCCATCACTCGCGTCGTCACGCTGGTCACCAACGCGATGCGGGCCAGCGGCTCGCTCGGTCCGGTGTTGCGCATCGCCGCGACTCAGGCGCGGGCCGACCAGCGGCTCCGACGGCGCCGCCGCCAGCAGATGCTCTCCTATCTCGTCGTCATCTACGTCTCTTTCCTGGTCTTCCTGATCATCATCGTCGCCGTCCAGGAGGTGCTCGTCCCGGCGCTGCCGTCGCACGTCCCCACCCCCTCGGCCGAGGAGACCAGTCGACTGGGCGTCAACGCCGACCAGTTCGCCCGGTTCGGCAGCGTCGACAAGGCCGCCTACACCCTCGCCTTCTTCCACACCGCCCTCGTCCACGCCGTCTTCTCGGGCTTCATCGGCGGATTGCTCGGCGAGGGGACGCTCCGCGACGGCGCGAAACACGCCGCCGTCCTGCTCGGCGTCGCCTACGTCGCGTTCCTGGTGCTCTCCTCGCCCGTCGCGTCGATAACGATGGATGGTCCGGCCGCGGGCGCCGAGTCCGTGACCGTCGAGTCGGCGTCGCTGTCCGAGGGTGGCTACGTCGTCCTCTACCTGGACGACCGCGACGGACCGGTCGTCGGCCAGTCTGCGTACCTCGGGCCTGGTACCCACAGGGATGTCGAAATTCGGGTGGACCGGGAGTTGCCGGACGGTCACACGCTCGTCGCCGTCGCCTACCAGGACGGCGACGGGGACCGCGCGTTGACGCTCGACGCCGGAACCGACCAGCCGTACCCAGCTCCGGGACAGAGCGACGTCGTCCGCGTCCCGACCGAAATCGGCGGTTGAGCGCCGTCACTGATCGGCCCGGAACGGCCTCCTTATACCGGTGGATCACGAACCACTCTCCCATGACAGTCCGTCACGACGACCTCTCGGTCGACTGGCTCGGCTACGCGACCCTGCGGATCGAAGGCGACGACTCGGTCGTCTACGTGGACCCCGGACGATACGGCGTCCTCACAGGCGAGTGGGAACCCCACGCTGAGGGTATCCGGCATCCACCGGCCCGGGACTACGAGGCGAAGGACGGTGACGTCGTCTGCGTCACGCACGTCCACCACTACGATCCGGATGGGATACGCCGGGTCGCCAGCGACGACGCGACGGTGGTCCTCTTCGAGGGGATCAACGTCCACGACAGCGACCGGGACCTGGACCGACCGGCCGACCTCGACTACGACGTCGTCACCGTGAGCATGGAGGACGAACTGCTCGCCGGCGACGTTCCAATCTGGACCGTCCCGGCCTACAACGACCCCGAGGGCCCGAACGTGAACGCCGACGGCACGCCGGTCCACCCGAAGGGTATCGGCTGTGGCTTCCTCGTCGACGTCGACGGCACGCGCGTCTTCTGGCCCGGCGACTCCGACGTCATCCCCGGCCACGAGGAACTCGACGTCTCGCTGTTCGTCCCGACCATTTCGAAGAGCTTCACGATGGATCGCCACGACGCCGCCGACCTCGCCGAGGCGATGGACCCCGACCTGGTGCTCCCGATTCACTACAACACGTTCGAGGCGCTGGAGAGCGATTCGGCCGCGTTCGTCGACGACGTCGCGTCCAGGGGCGTTCCGGTCGTCCTGGACGAACGGTGAAAGTGAGTGGCCGGTGAAAACGGCCGAGCGCTAGAAACGGAACCGCCGAT
This region includes:
- a CDS encoding MBL fold metallo-hydrolase; the encoded protein is MTVRHDDLSVDWLGYATLRIEGDDSVVYVDPGRYGVLTGEWEPHAEGIRHPPARDYEAKDGDVVCVTHVHHYDPDGIRRVASDDATVVLFEGINVHDSDRDLDRPADLDYDVVTVSMEDELLAGDVPIWTVPAYNDPEGPNVNADGTPVHPKGIGCGFLVDVDGTRVFWPGDSDVIPGHEELDVSLFVPTISKSFTMDRHDAADLAEAMDPDLVLPIHYNTFEALESDSAAFVDDVASRGVPVVLDER
- a CDS encoding type II secretion system F family protein, which codes for MALNPLGLVPLTVVVALAAAVFLVTVDESWDRAATRYARRLFGRYVRESSDRSRLLRAAFVPQTYRAYASRTYLYVGVASLGGAIVGAYLFGAILLFIPAIVDLLMGLPNDMVAALRIRGFELVLAPNQTLLVVAFGGVFGGISAALGTYVFRWERLKSRAAVRQRNVEEGLPRAVAFMYALSRGGVAFPDALRTFSENEEIYGESARETTVAVREMDLFGRDMITAIRRMAGRTPSEEFKTFSENLASVLQSGQRLSAFLRNQYERYQEEAADRQEEILEHLATIAEAYVTVLVAGVLFLITILLVFGLTTTDTLGFIQLLGYVLVPLANVGFMVYLSQKLEALGIAANHTTSVLDSTETRSPDRSVTHDGVPQTDGGVAASSREGLSQLAVYDGVARITRILRSPLQTVLWNPSRILYVTVPIAVLSILLRAPPAFETSVVNVRLLDDVLVQAALLVLGSFAITRTIYAYRVRRIEAATPEFLERLASLNEAGMTLVESLERLRGSDVGALSPEVERIWADVRMGSNLDDALVRFGRRVRTTSITRVVTLVTNAMRASGSLGPVLRIAATQARADQRLRRRRRQQMLSYLVVIYVSFLVFLIIIVAVQEVLVPALPSHVPTPSAEETSRLGVNADQFARFGSVDKAAYTLAFFHTALVHAVFSGFIGGLLGEGTLRDGAKHAAVLLGVAYVAFLVLSSPVASITMDGPAAGAESVTVESASLSEGGYVVLYLDDRDGPVVGQSAYLGPGTHRDVEIRVDRELPDGHTLVAVAYQDGDGDRALTLDAGTDQPYPAPGQSDVVRVPTEIGG